In Myxococcus virescens, a single window of DNA contains:
- a CDS encoding lysine 5,6-aminomutase subunit alpha, producing MPGPFIEDARIANARKLADEIVNPIFDLIRRNTTVSTERTVLRFFGLSGAGARGVPLANLMVDKLKAAGVLNKGAAYWYGRALQLGAKSPLEAVERLTALPTEKLAPLSPEQEHNLREEVRAEARAALDDLKARIAQREELRKQFPMPPAPHKYVIVATGNIYDDVDQARAAAQAGADVIAVIRSTAQSLLDYVPHGATTEGYGGTYATQENFRIMREALDDESRKLKRYIQLTNYSSGLCMSEIAFCAAYEKLDMLLNDAMYGILFRDINMRRTFIDQYFSRRICALAGIIINTGEDNYITTADAYDAAHTVIASQFINECFAKRAGLKDWQLGIGHAYEIDPYREDTLLLELSQAMLVRRCFPDAPLKYMPPTKHKETDIFFSHTYDVMANLVAMWTRQGIQLLGMMTEAMHTPLLADRYVALKSAAYIHRAARGIDEEFTVREDGKIANRAREVFARAEQLLQECRDEGMVTAIGRGHFGDVKREETGGKGLDGVLEKAPDYFNPFLELLEAQ from the coding sequence ATGCCAGGCCCGTTCATTGAAGACGCGCGGATTGCAAATGCGCGCAAGCTGGCGGACGAAATCGTCAACCCGATCTTCGACCTCATCCGCCGTAACACCACTGTTTCGACCGAGCGCACTGTGTTGCGCTTCTTCGGCCTCTCTGGAGCTGGCGCGCGGGGCGTGCCGCTCGCCAACCTGATGGTGGACAAGCTGAAGGCCGCCGGGGTGCTCAACAAGGGCGCCGCCTACTGGTACGGCCGCGCGCTGCAACTGGGCGCGAAGAGCCCGCTGGAGGCCGTGGAGCGGCTGACGGCGCTCCCCACGGAGAAGCTGGCCCCCTTGTCGCCCGAGCAGGAGCACAACCTCCGCGAGGAGGTGCGCGCGGAAGCCCGCGCCGCGCTCGATGACCTGAAGGCCCGCATCGCCCAGCGCGAAGAGCTCCGCAAGCAGTTCCCCATGCCCCCGGCGCCGCACAAGTACGTCATCGTGGCCACGGGCAACATCTATGACGACGTGGACCAGGCGCGCGCGGCGGCCCAGGCGGGCGCGGACGTCATCGCCGTCATCCGGTCCACGGCGCAGTCGCTGCTGGACTACGTGCCCCACGGCGCGACGACGGAGGGCTACGGCGGCACCTACGCCACCCAGGAGAACTTCCGCATCATGCGCGAGGCCCTGGACGACGAGAGCCGCAAGCTCAAGCGCTACATCCAGCTGACCAACTACTCGTCCGGCCTCTGCATGTCGGAGATCGCCTTCTGCGCGGCCTACGAGAAGCTGGACATGCTGCTCAACGACGCGATGTACGGAATCCTCTTCCGTGACATCAACATGCGGCGCACGTTCATCGACCAGTACTTCAGCCGCCGCATCTGCGCCCTGGCCGGCATCATCATCAACACCGGCGAGGACAACTACATCACCACCGCGGACGCGTACGACGCGGCCCACACCGTCATCGCCAGCCAGTTCATCAACGAGTGCTTCGCCAAGCGCGCGGGCCTCAAGGACTGGCAGCTGGGCATCGGCCACGCGTACGAAATCGATCCGTACCGCGAGGACACGCTGCTGCTCGAGCTGTCCCAGGCCATGCTGGTGCGCCGCTGCTTCCCGGACGCGCCGTTGAAGTACATGCCGCCCACCAAGCACAAGGAGACGGACATCTTCTTCAGCCACACGTACGACGTGATGGCGAACCTGGTGGCCATGTGGACACGGCAGGGCATCCAGTTGCTGGGCATGATGACGGAGGCCATGCACACGCCGCTCCTGGCGGACCGCTACGTGGCGCTCAAGTCCGCGGCCTACATCCACCGCGCGGCGCGAGGCATCGACGAGGAGTTCACCGTCCGCGAGGACGGCAAGATCGCCAACCGCGCGCGCGAGGTGTTCGCCCGGGCGGAGCAGCTGCTCCAGGAGTGCCGCGACGAGGGCATGGTGACCGCCATCGGCCGGGGCCACTTCGGTGACGTGAAGCGTGAGGAGACCGGCGGCAAGGGCCTCGACGGCGTGCTGGAGAAGGCGCCGGACTATTTCAACCCGTTCCTGGAACTCCTGGAGGCGCAGTGA
- a CDS encoding catalase, producing the protein MQTRSLLLTAILFGGSAAVAATPPPLTTDTGSPVGTNQNSKTAGPRGGVLLEDFHLIEKLARFDRERIPERVVHARGTGAYGTFESYGDFSKLTRASLFSAKGKKTPMFVRFSTVIHPTGSPETLRDPRGFALKFYTDEGNWDLVGNNLPVFFIRDAIKFPDMVHSLKPSPITNKQDPNRSFDFFSHLPESTHMLTQVYSDIGIPANYRQMNGHGVHAFKFVNAKGEYKYVKFNWSSQQGVKSLTAEDAARVISEDHQHATTDLYATIGAGKFPSWELSVQVLDPKELDKFSFDPLDATKIWPEAQVPSIKLGKFTLNKMPDNFFEETEQAAFSPGVQPPGIEPSEDRLLQGRLFSYADTQRYRLGANYQSLPINRARATVSNNNEAGSMNFANTKSDVNYEPSVSRETQDAPPYLFSNAPLSGTTQQRGIEKTDPFAQAGAFYLALDAGGKDRLIKNLAADLNKVRDARVKARMVGHFFMANPDYGTRLAKAVNVKLDDAKAAVATLAAR; encoded by the coding sequence TTGCAAACCCGCTCCCTGCTTCTGACCGCCATTCTCTTTGGCGGTTCGGCCGCCGTCGCCGCGACGCCCCCTCCCCTGACGACGGACACCGGCTCCCCCGTGGGGACCAACCAGAACTCCAAGACGGCCGGCCCGCGTGGCGGCGTCCTCTTGGAGGACTTCCACCTCATCGAAAAGCTGGCGCGCTTTGACCGTGAGCGAATCCCCGAGCGCGTGGTCCACGCCCGCGGCACCGGCGCCTACGGCACCTTCGAGAGCTACGGCGACTTCTCCAAGCTGACGCGCGCGTCCCTCTTCTCCGCCAAGGGCAAGAAGACGCCGATGTTCGTGCGCTTCTCCACGGTCATCCATCCGACGGGCTCGCCGGAGACGCTGCGCGATCCTCGCGGCTTCGCGCTCAAGTTCTACACGGACGAGGGCAACTGGGACCTGGTGGGCAACAACCTGCCCGTCTTCTTCATCCGCGACGCCATCAAGTTCCCGGACATGGTGCACTCGCTGAAGCCGTCGCCCATCACGAACAAGCAGGACCCGAACCGCTCCTTCGACTTCTTCTCGCACCTGCCCGAGTCGACGCACATGCTCACGCAGGTGTACTCGGACATCGGCATCCCGGCGAACTACCGCCAGATGAACGGGCACGGCGTGCACGCCTTCAAGTTCGTCAACGCGAAGGGCGAATACAAGTACGTGAAGTTCAACTGGAGCTCGCAGCAGGGCGTGAAGAGCCTCACCGCCGAGGACGCCGCCCGTGTCATCTCCGAGGACCACCAGCACGCCACCACGGACCTCTACGCCACCATTGGCGCGGGCAAGTTCCCCTCGTGGGAGCTGAGCGTGCAGGTGCTGGACCCCAAGGAGTTGGACAAGTTCAGCTTCGACCCGCTCGACGCGACGAAGATCTGGCCCGAGGCACAGGTGCCGTCCATCAAGCTGGGCAAGTTCACGCTCAACAAGATGCCGGACAACTTCTTCGAGGAGACCGAGCAGGCGGCCTTCTCCCCTGGCGTGCAGCCGCCGGGCATCGAGCCCTCCGAGGACCGCCTCCTGCAGGGCCGCCTGTTCTCCTACGCCGACACCCAGCGCTACCGCCTTGGCGCCAACTACCAGTCGCTGCCCATCAACCGGGCCCGCGCGACGGTGAGCAACAACAACGAGGCGGGCAGCATGAACTTCGCCAACACGAAGTCGGACGTGAACTACGAGCCCAGCGTCAGCCGTGAGACGCAGGACGCGCCCCCGTACCTCTTCTCCAACGCGCCGCTCAGCGGCACCACGCAGCAGCGCGGCATCGAGAAGACGGACCCCTTCGCACAGGCCGGCGCCTTCTATCTGGCGCTCGACGCCGGCGGGAAGGACCGCCTCATCAAGAACCTGGCCGCGGACCTGAACAAGGTGCGTGATGCCAGGGTGAAGGCGCGCATGGTGGGTCACTTCTTCATGGCCAACCCTGACTACGGCACCCGCCTTGCCAAGGCGGTCAACGTGAAGCTGGACGACGCCAAGGCCGCCGTGGCCACGCTCGCCGCCCGCTGA
- a CDS encoding ankyrin repeat domain-containing protein encodes MIRKLLLGTLGLLMLGAGVLTAAWMSLRATPAPQGRLLATSEAERYLLAAARAGETDIVAGLVQAGTPVEARDARGFSPLILAAYHGHEDTVRALLSAGADACAGDNNGNTALMGAAFKGYADIVGLLNQQPCAVDQSNRFGQTALMFASLFGREEVVDQLRQQGASPDVRDGSGRSAQDWARTQEPSAPVPQAPTAPETSASAR; translated from the coding sequence ATGATTCGCAAGCTGCTACTGGGAACGCTGGGCCTGTTGATGCTGGGGGCCGGCGTGTTGACGGCCGCGTGGATGTCCCTGCGCGCCACGCCTGCGCCGCAAGGGCGTCTGCTGGCCACGAGCGAGGCGGAGCGCTACCTGCTGGCCGCCGCCCGTGCCGGAGAGACGGACATCGTCGCCGGGCTCGTCCAGGCGGGTACGCCAGTGGAGGCGCGGGATGCTCGCGGCTTCTCGCCGCTCATCCTCGCCGCGTACCACGGGCATGAGGACACGGTGCGCGCCCTGCTCTCCGCCGGCGCGGATGCGTGCGCGGGTGACAACAACGGCAACACCGCGCTCATGGGCGCGGCCTTCAAGGGCTACGCGGACATCGTCGGACTGCTCAATCAGCAGCCCTGCGCGGTGGACCAGAGCAACCGCTTCGGCCAGACGGCGCTGATGTTCGCGTCCCTGTTCGGCCGCGAGGAGGTGGTAGACCAACTCCGGCAGCAGGGGGCCTCCCCTGACGTGCGCGATGGCAGCGGCCGCAGCGCCCAGGACTGGGCACGCACGCAGGAGCCCAGCGCGCCCGTGCCCCAGGCGCCCACCGCGCCGGAGACATCCGCCTCGGCGCGATGA
- a CDS encoding L-erythro-3,5-diaminohexanoate dehydrogenase: MSIDLYGLSRVVGEKGVLPQRAKQLDPSLPCRESELLIDVESLNIDAASFKQIKGEVGGDAKRIGERIQEIVRERGKMQNPVTGSGGMLIGRVKELGARHPARELLKVGDRIATLVSLTLTPLVIEEVKAVHADIDRVDIRGHAILFASGIYAKLPTDMPDTLALAALDVCGAPALVARHVRPGMTVAVLGAGKSGALCLAQARRNLESRGKLLALDVSQGALDLLSGIGLCDVALKVDATQGVDVMETVSKATDGQLCDLVVNCASVGNTEMATILSVKDGGTAIFFSMATSFTAAALGAEGVGKDVTMVVGNGYVPGHAALTLDLLRTEPQLLQLFGTRYI, from the coding sequence ATGAGCATCGACCTCTACGGGCTGTCTCGCGTCGTTGGCGAGAAGGGCGTGCTGCCCCAGCGCGCGAAGCAGTTGGATCCTTCGCTGCCGTGCCGCGAGTCCGAGCTGCTCATCGACGTGGAGAGCCTCAACATCGACGCCGCGTCCTTCAAGCAGATCAAGGGCGAGGTGGGCGGCGACGCGAAGCGCATTGGCGAGCGCATCCAGGAAATCGTCCGTGAGCGGGGGAAGATGCAGAACCCCGTGACGGGCTCGGGCGGCATGTTGATTGGCCGCGTGAAGGAGCTGGGCGCCAGGCACCCCGCGCGCGAGCTGCTCAAGGTGGGCGACCGCATCGCCACGCTGGTGAGCCTGACGCTGACGCCGCTGGTCATCGAAGAGGTGAAGGCGGTGCACGCGGACATCGACCGCGTGGACATCCGCGGACACGCGATCCTGTTCGCCAGCGGCATCTACGCGAAGCTGCCCACGGACATGCCGGACACGTTGGCGCTCGCGGCGCTGGACGTGTGTGGCGCGCCCGCGCTGGTGGCCCGGCACGTGCGGCCGGGCATGACGGTGGCGGTGCTGGGCGCGGGCAAGAGCGGGGCGCTGTGTCTGGCGCAGGCGCGGCGCAACCTGGAGAGCCGGGGCAAGCTGCTCGCGCTCGACGTGTCGCAGGGCGCGCTGGACCTGCTGTCCGGCATTGGCCTGTGTGACGTGGCCCTGAAGGTGGACGCGACGCAGGGCGTGGACGTCATGGAGACGGTGAGCAAGGCGACGGACGGTCAGCTCTGCGACCTGGTGGTCAACTGCGCCAGCGTGGGCAACACGGAGATGGCCACCATCCTGTCGGTGAAGGACGGCGGCACGGCCATCTTCTTCTCCATGGCCACCAGCTTCACCGCGGCGGCCCTGGGCGCCGAGGGCGTGGGCAAGGACGTCACCATGGTGGTGGGCAACGGGTACGTGCCCGGCCACGCCGCGCTGACGCTGGACCTGCTGCGCACCGAGCCGCAGCTGCTCCAGCTCTTCGGCACGCGATACATCTAG
- a CDS encoding alpha/beta hydrolase, protein MNGLLESSELLSPALESNPLGDPARRKLTVYLPPGYGADERRYPVVYFLHAFGNSGGSWTNASGFAPTVPQRLDALVESGAIPPVIGVFPDAWTSLGGSQWVNSDAIGRYRDYLTKDVVGFVDRTYRTLPKAASRAVVGHSSGGYGALVMGRYHPELFSHVGAHAADSYFEYCYLPDLPKAAAALLKAGGVEAWHAEFRARVSETKMRGDDFPVVNVLAMAAAYSPKKGEPLNVELPFDANTGRLRLDVWNRWLVHDPVRFVPKFMDAFRKLKTVYLDCGTRDEFNIRWGTRMLAEDFKNAGVERVHEEFEDGHSGVSYRFARSLSVLVPNLAQD, encoded by the coding sequence ATGAATGGATTGCTGGAGTCGAGTGAGCTGCTGTCGCCCGCGCTGGAGTCGAACCCGCTGGGGGACCCGGCTCGCCGCAAGCTCACCGTGTACCTCCCGCCAGGCTACGGCGCGGATGAGAGACGCTACCCCGTCGTCTACTTCCTGCATGCCTTCGGCAACAGCGGCGGTTCGTGGACGAACGCGTCGGGCTTCGCGCCCACCGTCCCCCAGCGCCTGGACGCGCTCGTCGAGTCGGGCGCGATTCCGCCCGTCATCGGCGTCTTCCCGGATGCCTGGACGTCGCTGGGTGGCAGCCAGTGGGTGAACAGCGACGCCATTGGCCGGTATCGCGACTACCTGACCAAGGACGTGGTGGGCTTCGTGGACCGCACCTACCGCACCCTGCCGAAGGCGGCCTCGCGCGCCGTGGTGGGGCACAGCTCCGGTGGCTACGGCGCGCTGGTGATGGGCCGCTACCACCCGGAACTGTTCTCCCACGTGGGCGCGCACGCGGCGGATTCCTACTTTGAATACTGCTACCTGCCGGACCTCCCGAAGGCCGCGGCGGCGTTGCTGAAGGCCGGCGGCGTGGAGGCGTGGCATGCCGAGTTCCGGGCGCGCGTGAGTGAGACGAAGATGCGCGGGGACGACTTCCCAGTGGTGAACGTCCTGGCGATGGCCGCCGCGTATTCTCCGAAGAAGGGCGAGCCGCTCAACGTGGAGCTGCCCTTCGACGCGAACACGGGCCGGCTGCGGCTCGACGTGTGGAACCGGTGGCTGGTGCACGACCCGGTGCGCTTCGTGCCCAAGTTCATGGACGCGTTCCGGAAGCTGAAGACGGTGTACCTGGACTGTGGGACGCGTGACGAGTTCAACATCCGCTGGGGCACACGGATGCTCGCGGAGGACTTCAAGAACGCGGGCGTGGAGCGCGTCCACGAGGAGTTCGAGGACGGCCACTCCGGTGTGTCGTACCGCTTCGCGCGCTCGCTGTCAGTCCTGGTGCCGAACCTGGCGCAGGACTGA
- a CDS encoding uracil-DNA glycosylase, whose protein sequence is MIDDTPEASQDLSALLDDVRRHLLWQEEAAGRVLMIDAKAALELQRSAPSLRARFARTQGAVDAAPPARPEAPLPRPPLASPAPEHRSIGTERPSPATPAGAAGPLGVGAAAPARVPPPSTPPMRPGGMALGAAEGQPPAPRSPVAGMRVDAPPPTPRPAGALHGAANGERPTLDEIRRELGDCQRCKLCSTRKNLVFGSGNPRAELVFVGEGPGENEDLQGVPFVGAAGDLLTKMIGAMGYRRDDVYICNVVKCRPPGNRNPEPEEVAACEPFLRAQLAAIQPKVVVALGKFAAQTLLRDSTPITRLRGNWRTYEGIQLMPTFHPAYLLRSPAEKRKAWEDLQAVMKVLGKQPGSRA, encoded by the coding sequence GTGATTGATGACACGCCCGAGGCCTCGCAGGACCTGAGCGCCCTGCTGGACGATGTGCGCCGCCACCTCCTCTGGCAGGAGGAGGCCGCTGGCCGGGTGCTGATGATTGACGCAAAGGCGGCGCTCGAGCTCCAGCGCTCGGCTCCCTCCTTGCGCGCGCGCTTCGCCCGGACACAGGGGGCCGTGGACGCCGCGCCTCCTGCTCGCCCCGAGGCACCGCTGCCCCGGCCGCCGCTGGCGAGCCCGGCACCGGAGCACCGTTCCATCGGCACGGAGCGGCCGAGCCCGGCGACTCCTGCGGGTGCAGCGGGGCCGCTGGGAGTCGGTGCCGCAGCGCCAGCGCGGGTGCCGCCCCCGTCCACGCCTCCCATGCGTCCGGGGGGCATGGCTCTCGGCGCCGCTGAGGGCCAGCCTCCGGCGCCGCGGTCGCCGGTCGCGGGAATGCGTGTGGATGCGCCGCCGCCCACGCCGCGGCCCGCTGGGGCGCTGCATGGCGCGGCGAACGGCGAGCGGCCGACGTTGGACGAGATTCGCCGGGAGCTGGGCGACTGCCAGCGCTGCAAGCTGTGCTCGACGCGCAAGAACCTCGTGTTCGGCTCGGGCAACCCCCGCGCGGAGCTGGTGTTCGTGGGCGAGGGCCCCGGGGAGAATGAGGACCTGCAGGGCGTGCCCTTCGTCGGCGCGGCCGGCGACCTGCTGACGAAGATGATTGGCGCGATGGGCTACCGCCGCGACGACGTCTACATCTGCAACGTCGTGAAGTGCCGGCCACCGGGGAACCGCAATCCGGAGCCGGAGGAGGTTGCCGCCTGCGAGCCTTTCCTGCGCGCGCAGTTGGCCGCCATCCAGCCCAAGGTGGTGGTGGCGCTGGGCAAGTTCGCGGCGCAGACGCTGCTGCGGGACAGCACGCCCATCACCCGCCTGCGTGGCAACTGGCGCACCTACGAGGGCATCCAGCTGATGCCCACCTTCCACCCGGCGTACCTCCTTCGCAGCCCGGCGGAGAAGCGCAAGGCATGGGAGGACCTCCAGGCGGTGATGAAGGTGCTGGGGAAGCAACCCGGTTCGCGCGCGTAG
- a CDS encoding PaaI family thioesterase — MEHPNPDYRQDTEDLFTSAAFVMDLGIQPVDIRPGEVEARLVVQPRHLQQDGVIHAGVQATLADHTAGAAAFSVVRKGQRVLSTSFTVHLLQTASGEELRCKARVLRAGRRLIVTESEVHAVSGGTPRLVSKTTVTLAVMEPR, encoded by the coding sequence ATGGAGCACCCGAACCCGGATTACCGCCAGGACACGGAGGACCTGTTCACATCGGCCGCCTTCGTCATGGACCTGGGCATCCAGCCCGTGGACATCCGCCCCGGCGAGGTGGAAGCCCGGCTGGTGGTGCAGCCCCGGCACCTGCAGCAGGACGGCGTCATCCACGCGGGCGTCCAGGCCACGCTGGCGGACCATACGGCGGGCGCGGCGGCCTTCTCCGTCGTGCGAAAGGGCCAGCGAGTGTTGTCCACCAGCTTCACCGTCCACCTGCTCCAGACGGCGTCCGGTGAGGAATTGCGGTGCAAGGCCCGGGTGCTGCGCGCCGGCCGCCGGCTCATCGTCACGGAATCCGAGGTCCACGCCGTCTCCGGCGGCACGCCCCGGCTCGTGTCGAAGACCACCGTCACCCTCGCGGTGATGGAGCCCCGCTAG
- the coaBC gene encoding bifunctional phosphopantothenoylcysteine decarboxylase/phosphopantothenate--cysteine ligase CoaBC, with translation MDVTTLKGRRVVVGVGGGIAAYKACELVRELSRAGAEVRVAMTESSRQFVTPLTFQALSGHPVLTDYFDPAQEGNFGHLDLARWAEAFVVAPATADLLARIRAGMGNDAVTTSLLAFRGPVVLAPAMNVAMWDNPLTQENLAALLAYPRFSRVGPGAGMLACGDVGEGRLADVPAIVQAVAARFGAGPLAGKRVLLTAGPTREFLDPVRFISNPSTGKMGMALAHAARTQGAEVTVVLGPVGTVERGGLDVVDVVSAEDMAREVLSRVGTVDAFIATAAVSDWRPETRAPQKVKKGASTSPEALTLVRTPDVLAEASRKVAGQPKRPVLVGFAAETERVVAHAREKLERKGLDAIVANDVTAPGAGFGTDTNRVTVLTRSGAQHELQGSKYEVAQALIELLLVSPS, from the coding sequence ATGGACGTGACGACTCTGAAAGGCCGCCGGGTGGTCGTTGGCGTGGGTGGCGGCATCGCGGCGTACAAGGCCTGCGAGCTGGTGCGGGAGCTGTCGCGTGCAGGCGCCGAGGTGCGGGTGGCCATGACGGAGTCCTCGCGCCAGTTCGTCACCCCGCTCACCTTCCAGGCGCTCAGCGGGCACCCTGTGCTCACGGACTATTTCGACCCTGCCCAGGAGGGGAACTTCGGCCACCTGGACCTTGCGCGCTGGGCCGAGGCGTTCGTCGTGGCGCCAGCCACCGCGGACCTGCTGGCGCGCATCCGCGCGGGCATGGGGAACGACGCCGTGACGACGTCGCTGCTCGCCTTCCGGGGGCCGGTGGTGCTGGCGCCGGCGATGAACGTGGCCATGTGGGACAACCCCCTGACGCAGGAGAACCTGGCGGCCCTGCTGGCCTATCCGCGCTTCTCGCGCGTGGGCCCAGGCGCGGGGATGCTGGCCTGTGGTGACGTGGGGGAGGGGCGACTGGCGGACGTTCCCGCCATCGTCCAGGCGGTCGCGGCGCGTTTCGGCGCTGGCCCACTGGCGGGGAAGCGGGTCCTGCTGACGGCGGGCCCCACGCGCGAGTTCCTGGACCCGGTGCGGTTCATCTCCAATCCCTCCACGGGGAAGATGGGCATGGCGCTCGCGCACGCGGCCCGGACCCAGGGCGCCGAGGTGACGGTGGTGCTCGGTCCCGTGGGCACCGTGGAGCGCGGCGGCTTGGACGTCGTGGACGTGGTGAGCGCGGAGGACATGGCGCGCGAGGTGCTCTCACGGGTGGGCACCGTGGATGCGTTCATCGCCACGGCGGCGGTCAGTGACTGGCGTCCGGAGACGCGCGCGCCGCAGAAGGTGAAGAAGGGCGCTTCGACGTCGCCCGAGGCGCTGACGCTCGTGCGCACGCCCGACGTGCTCGCGGAGGCCTCCCGCAAGGTGGCGGGACAGCCAAAGCGGCCGGTGCTGGTGGGCTTCGCGGCGGAAACGGAGCGCGTGGTGGCGCACGCGCGCGAAAAACTGGAGCGCAAGGGGCTGGACGCGATTGTCGCCAACGACGTGACGGCCCCTGGCGCGGGCTTTGGAACGGACACCAACCGGGTGACGGTGCTCACGCGTTCGGGCGCGCAGCATGAACTCCAGGGCAGCAAGTACGAGGTGGCGCAGGCCCTCATCGAATTGCTGCTCGTGTCACCGTCCTAG